The following coding sequences lie in one Molothrus ater isolate BHLD 08-10-18 breed brown headed cowbird chromosome W, BPBGC_Mater_1.1, whole genome shotgun sequence genomic window:
- the LOC129046995 gene encoding clumping factor B-like, whose protein sequence is MEAIAKVVTQMHAQWGIDCKLKDLCLAIPRLIKLGAIDSPVDILHPEIWDTCTKVLAEETISSGSGKALKSWGRVVQALQKAREEQETWKAAQAWLLATPQLGVSAATQTAEGFDQIGTAEPRAPDSPEQTALPSEGVERVRAFWRGLTEEAREAAKSPDPEGVDKSAPPPYASENGAEPRVQGGKENTAGGNAVSLLNNACAGERGDGAAPAEERKANQSARFTLGPYRARTSPSRRRGDPRGRERPDPRKKGRGRSPRKRQSSPETSGQSTSGSGSGSGSGSGSGSGSGSGSGSGSGSGSGSGSDSDSDSDSDSDSDSDSDSDSDSDSSSELEKGSGSSDSDSGFNRRRAAAYKVTSHSAPAWVKGISEKDRTPLTDWRKIKIACAEWTPSAKLVFPVRVGGAGGNQRTYSPGGMP, encoded by the exons ATGGAAGCCATAGCGAAGGTCGTAACTCAGATGCATGCTCAATGGGGGATTGATTGTAAGCTAAAAGATTTATGTCTTGCTATACCGAGACTTATTAAGCTGGGGGCGATAGACAGCCCGGTGGACATTCTCCATCCGGAGATATGGGATACTTGTACAAAGGTTTTAGCTGAGGAGACTATTTCCTCAGGCTCAGGGAAAGCTCTAAAGTCATGGGGCAGAGTCgtgcaggctctgcagaaagctAGAGAAGAGCAGGAGACCTGGAAAGCCGCGCAGGCTTGGCTATTAGCCACGCCGCAGTTGGGGGTGAGCGCGGCAACGCAGACTGCGGAGGGCTTCGATCAGATCGGCACCGCGGAACCGCGAGCGCCGGATTCCCCCGAGCAGACCGCCTTACCATCAGAGGGGGTGGAACGCGTGCGGGCGTTTTGGCGGGGGTTAACGGAGGAAGCGCGGGAGGCGGCGAAATCGCCAGACCCCGAAGGGGTGGATAAAAGCGCACCCCCTCCGTATGCGTCTGAAAATGGCGCCGAACCGCGTGTTCAGGGCGGAAAGGAGAACACGGCGGGCGGAAATGCAGTCAGCCTGCTTAACAACGCATGCGCGGGCGAGCGGGGGGACGGGGCGGCCCCCGCGGAGGAGCGTAAGGCCAATCAGAGCGCTCGGTTCACATTAGGTCCTTATAGGGCAAGGACCTCCCCCAGCAGGAGGCGGGGGGACCCCAGGGGGAGGGAACGGCCCGACCCCCGCAAGAAGGGGCGGGGTCGGAGCCcgagaaaaaggcagagcagcccggAAACGTCCGGGCAGTCGACTTCCGGCTCGGGCTCGGGCTCGGGCTCGGGCTCGGGCTCGGGCTCGGGCTCGGGCTCGGGCTCGGGCTCGGGCTCGGGCTCGGGCTCGGGCTCGGGCTCGGACTCGGACTCGGACTCGGACTCGGACTCGGACTCGGACTCGGACTCGGACTCGGACTCGGACTCGGACTCGAGCTCCGAGCTCGAGAAAGGATCGGGGAGTTCCGACTCGGATTCGGGTTTTAACAGAAGGAGAGCAGCGGCATACAAGGTCACTAGCCACAGCGCTCCTGCATGGGTGAAGGGGATATCGGAGAAAGATCGAACTCCGCTTACAGACTGgcggaaaataaaaatagcgtGTGCTGAATGGACTCCGTCGGCGAAACTGGTGTTCCCGGTTCGGGTGGGGGGAGCCGGCGGGAATCAAAGGACCTATTCCCCG GGAGGGATGCCCTAG